A single region of the Ascaphus truei isolate aAscTru1 chromosome 6, aAscTru1.hap1, whole genome shotgun sequence genome encodes:
- the TMEM82 gene encoding transmembrane protein 82 isoform X1, translating into MGIFSYVTSLIPSAPWHFWGSVDCLLQGLVGACAVSILCNFMKVHLYIMCLNDPARQKQAEQLRSQSRLLDILHLLLLTLIYSALGPRVGALVVLEFSLRAVSMILSLNKGSQSAQLFLLCQFSLGCGVSCSLDYLHEGAPHRTWNLLLAAGLSGLIFWQTRRMYRHVGVMYQLHSGERYCGVCLSLLATWRDIPAVLCRALKVAFLVSDLAAVMVINRDFLSTSEAVRFWTPLTICYTLLVIYMQEEQQQNPSEQMAYQTVFVRMGGLLILMMTVGRWADILHIMISLVGEMWCLISAGVMLDICREQDFAQRFSNPRTPSPFSTAAARSAARTGAS; encoded by the exons ATGGGCATTTTCTCCTACGTGACTTCCTTGATCCCCAGTGCCCCGTGGCATTTCTGGGGCAGCGTGGACTGTCTTCTGCAAG GTCTGGTTGGGGCCTGCGCCGTGTCCATCCTCTGCAACTTCATGAAGGTTCATCTCTACATCATGTGCTTGAA TGACCCTGCCAGGCAGAAGCAGGCGGAGCAGCTCCGCTCCCAGTCACGGCTTCTGGACATCCTGCACCTTCTGCTCCTCACCCTCATCTACTCCGCGTTGGGCCCACGCGTGGGGGCTCTGGTGGTCCTGGAGTTTTCTCTCCGTGCCGTCTCCATGATCCTCTCTCTCAATAAG GGTTCTCAGAGCGCCCAGCTCTTCCTCCTCTGCCAGTTTTCTCTGGGTTGTGGGGTGAGCTGCAGCCTGGATTACTTGCATGAGGGGGCCCCACATCGCACCTGGAACCTGCTGCTAGCCGCGGGACTGTCAGGGCTCATCTTTTGGCAGACGAGGAGAATGTACCGCCACGTGGGAGTCATGTACCAGCTGCACAGTGGGGAACGTTACTGTGGGGTCTGCCTGTCCCTGCTGGCCACCTGGCGTGACATACCCGCTGTCCTGTGCCGGGCTCTCAAAGTGGCCTTTCTGGTGTCAGACTTGGCAGCTGTGATGGTGATAAACAGGGACTTCCTCAGCACCTCCGAGGCTGTACGCTTCTGGACCCCTCTCACCATCTGCTACACCCTGCTAGTCATATACATGCAAG aggagcagcagcagaaccCCAGCGAGCAGATGGCCTACCAGACAGTGTTTGTGCGTATGGGGGGGCTTCTGATCCTCATGATGACAGTGGGCAGGTGGGCTGACATTCTGCACATCATGATCTCACTGGTTGGAGAAATGTGGTGCCTGATAAGTGCTGGGGTCATGCTGGACATCTGTCGAGAGCAG